From the Clarias gariepinus isolate MV-2021 ecotype Netherlands chromosome 3, CGAR_prim_01v2, whole genome shotgun sequence genome, one window contains:
- the pdcd6ip gene encoding programmed cell death 6-interacting protein isoform X2: MATFISVPLKKSSEVDLVKPLSKFITSAYPAGEEQTEYLRAVDELNKLRKSAVGRPLDKHESSLEVLLRYYDQLCSVEPKFPFPELCLTFTWKDAFDKGSLFGGSVKLALASVGYEKTCVLFNIGALSSQIASEQNLDNDEGLKTAAKFYQLASGAFAHIKDTVLSALNREPTMDISPETVGTLSQIMLSQAQEVFVIKATADKMKDGIIAKLANQTADFYGDAFKQCQYKENLPKYFYFQEVLPVLAAKHCMMQATAELHQSALAKQNKRFGEEIARLQHGAELVKTVASRYDEYVNVKDLSDKINRALTAAKKDNDFIYHDRVPEVKDLEHIGKATLVKATAIQVPLSQKFTDIFEKMVPMLVQQSLSIASSRKADLVSRLVGSLREATNLCNGVLASLNLPAAIEDLSGDSVPQSILEKSRAVIQQGGLNSIEQLIKDLPELLQRNREILDESLKILNDEETTDNELRAKFNQRWNRTPSGDLYKPLRAEGANFRNILDKAVQADQVVKERYNTHCEMIALLCKPESELCSAIPSANPAKTLQGSEVVNVLKAQLMQLDEIKRDREALEVEVKAVTFDMTTKFLTALAQDGAINEEALTTGELDTRYGAYTQRVQKNLRSQEDILAQIQTSHQEFAALKQSNADANNREEVLKKLASAHDSYIEISSNLREGTKFYNDLTEILLKFQNKCSDIVFARKTEREELLKELQQSIAREPSAPSFNIPAYQSTNPAPAAGGPTPAPRTVFPVQPQAKPQPPARPPPPNLSAQATSGSTSFVPDSQAPPLASSNPPPVAPPSAPTQAQGPPYPTYQGYPGFYQMPMGYNPYGYGYGMQYMPYQAQGQAGYPGGAPVQQPYPYPQQATQQQPYYPQQ; the protein is encoded by the exons ATGGCGACGTTTATTTCTGTCCCGTTGAAGAAGTCTTCAGAAGTTGACTTGGTTAAACCGCTGTCGAAATTCATCACCAGCGCTTATCCTGCGGGCGAGGAGCAGACGGAGTATCTACGCGCGGTCGATGAGTTGAATAAACTGCGCAAAAGTGCTGTGGGGAGGCCGCTGGACAAACACGAAAGCTCGCTCGAGGTCCTCTTACG GTACTATGATCAGCTCTGTTCAGTCGAGCCTAAGTTTCCTTTCCCAGAG CTGTGTCTTACATTCACATGGAAAGATGCTTTCGATAAAGGATCTTTATTTGGAGGATCAGTTAAACTCG CTTTGGCGAGTGTGGGCTACGAAAAGACTTGTGTATTGTTTAACATTGGCGCACTCTCCAGTCAGATCGCCTCAGAGCAGAACCTGGACAACGACGAGGGACTGAAGACGGCTGCCAAGTTCTACCAG CTGGCGAGTGGTGCATTTGCACACATAAAAGACACGGTGCTGTCCGCTCTTAATCGGGAGCCTACTATGGACATTTCTCCAGAGACGGTGGGAACCCTCAGTCAGATCATGCTCAGCCAAGCACAAGAGGTCTTCGTCATCAAAGCCACTGCTG ACAAGATGAAAGATGGCATCATTGCTAAATTAGCCAATCAGACTGCAGATTTCTATGGCGACGCGTTCAAGCAATGCCAGTACAAAGAGAACCTGCCCAAG tatttttatttccaGGAAGTGCTTCCAGTCCTGGCTGCCAAGCACTGCATGATGCAAGCCACCGCAGAGCTCCATCAGTCCGCGCTGGCCAAGCAGAACAAACGTTTTGGAGAGGAGATCGCACGTCTTCAG CATGGTGCAGAGCTGGTTAAAACCGTGGCCTCACGCTATGATGAATATGTCAACGTTAAGGATCTGTCTGATAAGATCAACCGTGCTCTCACAGCTGCAAAGAAAGACAACGATTTCATCTACCACGATCGCGTACCTGAGGTCAAAGACCTCGAGCATATCGGCAAGGCAACGCTCGTCAAGGCAACTGCCATTCAAGTACCACTTAGTCAGAAGTTCACAG ATATTTTTGAGAAGATGGTGCCTATGTTAGTGCAGCAGTCTTTAAGCATAGCCAGTTCCAGAAAGGCCGATCTGGTGAGCAGGCTTGTGGGCAGTCTGAGGGAGGCGACCAACCTCTGTAATGG GGTGTTGGCTTCTTTAAACCTGCCAGCAGCCATAGAGGATCTCTCTGGAGATTCTGTCCCACAGTCCATCTTGGAAAAGAGTCGTGCTGTGATCCAGCAGGGAGGCCTGAACAGCATTGAGCAGCTGATTAAAGATCTACCAGAACTGCTGCAAAGAAACAGAGAAATTCTGGATGAG TCTCTTAAGATTTTGAATGATGAAGAGACGACTGACAATGAGCTCAGAGCCAAATTCAACCAGCGTTGGAACAGAACTCCATCTGGAGACCTATACAAACCCCTCAGAGCAG AGGGAGCAAATTTCCGAAACATATTGGATAAGGCTGTGCAAGCTGACCAGGTGGTAAAGGAGCGCTATAACACTCACTGTGAGATGATCGCTTTGCTCTGCAAACCGGAAAGCGAGTTGTGCTCTGCCATTCCTTCAGCCAACCCTGCTAAGACTCTTCAGGGAAGTgag GTGGTCAATGTATTGAAAGCTCAGCTGATGCAGCTTGATGAGATCAAACGGGATCGCGAGGCACTGGAAGTAGAGGTCAAGGCAGTGACCTTTGACATGACGACGAAATTCCTCACTGCCTTGGCTCAGGATGGAGCCATTAACGAGGAGGCTCTTACGACCGGAGAACTGGACACTCGTTACGGCGCATACACACAGCGTGTTCAGAAGAACCTACGCTCCCAAGAGGACATACTGGCCCAGATACAG ACGTCTCATCAGGAGTTTGCGGCACTTAAACAATCTAATGCTGACGCCAACAACAGAGAGGAGGTGTTGAAGAAACTGGCCTCAGCTCACGATAGCTACATTGAGATCAGCTCCAATCTGAGAGAGGGCACTAAG ttctacAATGATTTAACTGAAATCCTGCTGAAGTTCCAGAATAAGTGCAGTGACATTGTTTTTGCTCGCAAGACTGAGAGAGAAGAGCTGCtcaa GGAGTTGCAGCAGAGTATCGCCCGTGAGCCGAGCGCTCCTTCATTTAACATCCCTGCTTACCAATCCACTAACCCAGCCCCTGCTGCGGGAGGCCCCACCCCTGCTCCCCGGACCGTTTTT CCAGTGCAGCCTCAGGCTAAACCCCAGCCTCCAGCAAGACCACCACCGCCCAACTTGAGTGCACAGGCCACCAGTGGCAGCACCAGCTTTGTGCCTGACAGCCAAGCCCCACCTCTGGCCAGCTCCAATCCCCCACCTGTGGCACCACCCAGTGCACCAACACAGGCTCAAGGACCACCCTATCCCACTTATCAGGGATATCCAGG GTTTTATCAAATGCCGATGGGTTATAACCCATATGGGTATGGGTATGGCATGCAGTACATGCCCTATCAGGCTCAGGGGCAGGCTGgttaccctggaggtgcacctGTCCAACAGCCTTACCCATATCCCCAACAAGCAACCCAGCAACAGCCCTACTACCCCCAGCAATAG
- the pdcd6ip gene encoding programmed cell death 6-interacting protein isoform X3: MATFISVPLKKSSEVDLVKPLSKFITSAYPAGEEQTEYLRAVDELNKLRKSAVGRPLDKHESSLEVLLRYYDQLCSVEPKFPFPELCLTFTWKDAFDKGSLFGGSVKLALASVGYEKTCVLFNIGALSSQIASEQNLDNDEGLKTAAKFYQLASGAFAHIKDTVLSALNREPTMDISPETVGTLSQIMLSQAQEVFVIKATADKMKDGIIAKLANQTADFYGDAFKQCQYKENLPKEVLPVLAAKHCMMQATAELHQSALAKQNKRFGEEIARLQHGAELVKTVASRYDEYVNVKDLSDKINRALTAAKKDNDFIYHDRVPEVKDLEHIGKATLVKATAIQVPLSQKFTDIFEKMVPMLVQQSLSIASSRKADLVSRLVGSLREATNLCNGVLASLNLPAAIEDLSGDSVPQSILEKSRAVIQQGGLNSIEQLIKDLPELLQRNREILDESLKILNDEETTDNELRAKFNQRWNRTPSGDLYKPLRAEGANFRNILDKAVQADQVVKERYNTHCEMIALLCKPESELCSAIPSANPAKTLQGSEVVNVLKAQLMQLDEIKRDREALEVEVKAVTFDMTTKFLTALAQDGAINEEALTTGELDTRYGAYTQRVQKNLRSQEDILAQIQTSHQEFAALKQSNADANNREEVLKKLASAHDSYIEISSNLREGTKFYNDLTEILLKFQNKCSDIVFARKTEREELLKELQQSIAREPSAPSFNIPAYQSTNPAPAAGGPTPAPRTVFQPVQPQAKPQPPARPPPPNLSAQATSGSTSFVPDSQAPPLASSNPPPVAPPSAPTQAQGPPYPTYQGYPGFYQMPMGYNPYGYGYGMQYMPYQAQGQAGYPGGAPVQQPYPYPQQATQQQPYYPQQ, from the exons ATGGCGACGTTTATTTCTGTCCCGTTGAAGAAGTCTTCAGAAGTTGACTTGGTTAAACCGCTGTCGAAATTCATCACCAGCGCTTATCCTGCGGGCGAGGAGCAGACGGAGTATCTACGCGCGGTCGATGAGTTGAATAAACTGCGCAAAAGTGCTGTGGGGAGGCCGCTGGACAAACACGAAAGCTCGCTCGAGGTCCTCTTACG GTACTATGATCAGCTCTGTTCAGTCGAGCCTAAGTTTCCTTTCCCAGAG CTGTGTCTTACATTCACATGGAAAGATGCTTTCGATAAAGGATCTTTATTTGGAGGATCAGTTAAACTCG CTTTGGCGAGTGTGGGCTACGAAAAGACTTGTGTATTGTTTAACATTGGCGCACTCTCCAGTCAGATCGCCTCAGAGCAGAACCTGGACAACGACGAGGGACTGAAGACGGCTGCCAAGTTCTACCAG CTGGCGAGTGGTGCATTTGCACACATAAAAGACACGGTGCTGTCCGCTCTTAATCGGGAGCCTACTATGGACATTTCTCCAGAGACGGTGGGAACCCTCAGTCAGATCATGCTCAGCCAAGCACAAGAGGTCTTCGTCATCAAAGCCACTGCTG ACAAGATGAAAGATGGCATCATTGCTAAATTAGCCAATCAGACTGCAGATTTCTATGGCGACGCGTTCAAGCAATGCCAGTACAAAGAGAACCTGCCCAAG GAAGTGCTTCCAGTCCTGGCTGCCAAGCACTGCATGATGCAAGCCACCGCAGAGCTCCATCAGTCCGCGCTGGCCAAGCAGAACAAACGTTTTGGAGAGGAGATCGCACGTCTTCAG CATGGTGCAGAGCTGGTTAAAACCGTGGCCTCACGCTATGATGAATATGTCAACGTTAAGGATCTGTCTGATAAGATCAACCGTGCTCTCACAGCTGCAAAGAAAGACAACGATTTCATCTACCACGATCGCGTACCTGAGGTCAAAGACCTCGAGCATATCGGCAAGGCAACGCTCGTCAAGGCAACTGCCATTCAAGTACCACTTAGTCAGAAGTTCACAG ATATTTTTGAGAAGATGGTGCCTATGTTAGTGCAGCAGTCTTTAAGCATAGCCAGTTCCAGAAAGGCCGATCTGGTGAGCAGGCTTGTGGGCAGTCTGAGGGAGGCGACCAACCTCTGTAATGG GGTGTTGGCTTCTTTAAACCTGCCAGCAGCCATAGAGGATCTCTCTGGAGATTCTGTCCCACAGTCCATCTTGGAAAAGAGTCGTGCTGTGATCCAGCAGGGAGGCCTGAACAGCATTGAGCAGCTGATTAAAGATCTACCAGAACTGCTGCAAAGAAACAGAGAAATTCTGGATGAG TCTCTTAAGATTTTGAATGATGAAGAGACGACTGACAATGAGCTCAGAGCCAAATTCAACCAGCGTTGGAACAGAACTCCATCTGGAGACCTATACAAACCCCTCAGAGCAG AGGGAGCAAATTTCCGAAACATATTGGATAAGGCTGTGCAAGCTGACCAGGTGGTAAAGGAGCGCTATAACACTCACTGTGAGATGATCGCTTTGCTCTGCAAACCGGAAAGCGAGTTGTGCTCTGCCATTCCTTCAGCCAACCCTGCTAAGACTCTTCAGGGAAGTgag GTGGTCAATGTATTGAAAGCTCAGCTGATGCAGCTTGATGAGATCAAACGGGATCGCGAGGCACTGGAAGTAGAGGTCAAGGCAGTGACCTTTGACATGACGACGAAATTCCTCACTGCCTTGGCTCAGGATGGAGCCATTAACGAGGAGGCTCTTACGACCGGAGAACTGGACACTCGTTACGGCGCATACACACAGCGTGTTCAGAAGAACCTACGCTCCCAAGAGGACATACTGGCCCAGATACAG ACGTCTCATCAGGAGTTTGCGGCACTTAAACAATCTAATGCTGACGCCAACAACAGAGAGGAGGTGTTGAAGAAACTGGCCTCAGCTCACGATAGCTACATTGAGATCAGCTCCAATCTGAGAGAGGGCACTAAG ttctacAATGATTTAACTGAAATCCTGCTGAAGTTCCAGAATAAGTGCAGTGACATTGTTTTTGCTCGCAAGACTGAGAGAGAAGAGCTGCtcaa GGAGTTGCAGCAGAGTATCGCCCGTGAGCCGAGCGCTCCTTCATTTAACATCCCTGCTTACCAATCCACTAACCCAGCCCCTGCTGCGGGAGGCCCCACCCCTGCTCCCCGGACCGTTTTT CAGCCAGTGCAGCCTCAGGCTAAACCCCAGCCTCCAGCAAGACCACCACCGCCCAACTTGAGTGCACAGGCCACCAGTGGCAGCACCAGCTTTGTGCCTGACAGCCAAGCCCCACCTCTGGCCAGCTCCAATCCCCCACCTGTGGCACCACCCAGTGCACCAACACAGGCTCAAGGACCACCCTATCCCACTTATCAGGGATATCCAGG GTTTTATCAAATGCCGATGGGTTATAACCCATATGGGTATGGGTATGGCATGCAGTACATGCCCTATCAGGCTCAGGGGCAGGCTGgttaccctggaggtgcacctGTCCAACAGCCTTACCCATATCCCCAACAAGCAACCCAGCAACAGCCCTACTACCCCCAGCAATAG
- the pdcd6ip gene encoding programmed cell death 6-interacting protein isoform X1 → MATFISVPLKKSSEVDLVKPLSKFITSAYPAGEEQTEYLRAVDELNKLRKSAVGRPLDKHESSLEVLLRYYDQLCSVEPKFPFPELCLTFTWKDAFDKGSLFGGSVKLALASVGYEKTCVLFNIGALSSQIASEQNLDNDEGLKTAAKFYQLASGAFAHIKDTVLSALNREPTMDISPETVGTLSQIMLSQAQEVFVIKATADKMKDGIIAKLANQTADFYGDAFKQCQYKENLPKYFYFQEVLPVLAAKHCMMQATAELHQSALAKQNKRFGEEIARLQHGAELVKTVASRYDEYVNVKDLSDKINRALTAAKKDNDFIYHDRVPEVKDLEHIGKATLVKATAIQVPLSQKFTDIFEKMVPMLVQQSLSIASSRKADLVSRLVGSLREATNLCNGVLASLNLPAAIEDLSGDSVPQSILEKSRAVIQQGGLNSIEQLIKDLPELLQRNREILDESLKILNDEETTDNELRAKFNQRWNRTPSGDLYKPLRAEGANFRNILDKAVQADQVVKERYNTHCEMIALLCKPESELCSAIPSANPAKTLQGSEVVNVLKAQLMQLDEIKRDREALEVEVKAVTFDMTTKFLTALAQDGAINEEALTTGELDTRYGAYTQRVQKNLRSQEDILAQIQTSHQEFAALKQSNADANNREEVLKKLASAHDSYIEISSNLREGTKFYNDLTEILLKFQNKCSDIVFARKTEREELLKELQQSIAREPSAPSFNIPAYQSTNPAPAAGGPTPAPRTVFQPVQPQAKPQPPARPPPPNLSAQATSGSTSFVPDSQAPPLASSNPPPVAPPSAPTQAQGPPYPTYQGYPGFYQMPMGYNPYGYGYGMQYMPYQAQGQAGYPGGAPVQQPYPYPQQATQQQPYYPQQ, encoded by the exons ATGGCGACGTTTATTTCTGTCCCGTTGAAGAAGTCTTCAGAAGTTGACTTGGTTAAACCGCTGTCGAAATTCATCACCAGCGCTTATCCTGCGGGCGAGGAGCAGACGGAGTATCTACGCGCGGTCGATGAGTTGAATAAACTGCGCAAAAGTGCTGTGGGGAGGCCGCTGGACAAACACGAAAGCTCGCTCGAGGTCCTCTTACG GTACTATGATCAGCTCTGTTCAGTCGAGCCTAAGTTTCCTTTCCCAGAG CTGTGTCTTACATTCACATGGAAAGATGCTTTCGATAAAGGATCTTTATTTGGAGGATCAGTTAAACTCG CTTTGGCGAGTGTGGGCTACGAAAAGACTTGTGTATTGTTTAACATTGGCGCACTCTCCAGTCAGATCGCCTCAGAGCAGAACCTGGACAACGACGAGGGACTGAAGACGGCTGCCAAGTTCTACCAG CTGGCGAGTGGTGCATTTGCACACATAAAAGACACGGTGCTGTCCGCTCTTAATCGGGAGCCTACTATGGACATTTCTCCAGAGACGGTGGGAACCCTCAGTCAGATCATGCTCAGCCAAGCACAAGAGGTCTTCGTCATCAAAGCCACTGCTG ACAAGATGAAAGATGGCATCATTGCTAAATTAGCCAATCAGACTGCAGATTTCTATGGCGACGCGTTCAAGCAATGCCAGTACAAAGAGAACCTGCCCAAG tatttttatttccaGGAAGTGCTTCCAGTCCTGGCTGCCAAGCACTGCATGATGCAAGCCACCGCAGAGCTCCATCAGTCCGCGCTGGCCAAGCAGAACAAACGTTTTGGAGAGGAGATCGCACGTCTTCAG CATGGTGCAGAGCTGGTTAAAACCGTGGCCTCACGCTATGATGAATATGTCAACGTTAAGGATCTGTCTGATAAGATCAACCGTGCTCTCACAGCTGCAAAGAAAGACAACGATTTCATCTACCACGATCGCGTACCTGAGGTCAAAGACCTCGAGCATATCGGCAAGGCAACGCTCGTCAAGGCAACTGCCATTCAAGTACCACTTAGTCAGAAGTTCACAG ATATTTTTGAGAAGATGGTGCCTATGTTAGTGCAGCAGTCTTTAAGCATAGCCAGTTCCAGAAAGGCCGATCTGGTGAGCAGGCTTGTGGGCAGTCTGAGGGAGGCGACCAACCTCTGTAATGG GGTGTTGGCTTCTTTAAACCTGCCAGCAGCCATAGAGGATCTCTCTGGAGATTCTGTCCCACAGTCCATCTTGGAAAAGAGTCGTGCTGTGATCCAGCAGGGAGGCCTGAACAGCATTGAGCAGCTGATTAAAGATCTACCAGAACTGCTGCAAAGAAACAGAGAAATTCTGGATGAG TCTCTTAAGATTTTGAATGATGAAGAGACGACTGACAATGAGCTCAGAGCCAAATTCAACCAGCGTTGGAACAGAACTCCATCTGGAGACCTATACAAACCCCTCAGAGCAG AGGGAGCAAATTTCCGAAACATATTGGATAAGGCTGTGCAAGCTGACCAGGTGGTAAAGGAGCGCTATAACACTCACTGTGAGATGATCGCTTTGCTCTGCAAACCGGAAAGCGAGTTGTGCTCTGCCATTCCTTCAGCCAACCCTGCTAAGACTCTTCAGGGAAGTgag GTGGTCAATGTATTGAAAGCTCAGCTGATGCAGCTTGATGAGATCAAACGGGATCGCGAGGCACTGGAAGTAGAGGTCAAGGCAGTGACCTTTGACATGACGACGAAATTCCTCACTGCCTTGGCTCAGGATGGAGCCATTAACGAGGAGGCTCTTACGACCGGAGAACTGGACACTCGTTACGGCGCATACACACAGCGTGTTCAGAAGAACCTACGCTCCCAAGAGGACATACTGGCCCAGATACAG ACGTCTCATCAGGAGTTTGCGGCACTTAAACAATCTAATGCTGACGCCAACAACAGAGAGGAGGTGTTGAAGAAACTGGCCTCAGCTCACGATAGCTACATTGAGATCAGCTCCAATCTGAGAGAGGGCACTAAG ttctacAATGATTTAACTGAAATCCTGCTGAAGTTCCAGAATAAGTGCAGTGACATTGTTTTTGCTCGCAAGACTGAGAGAGAAGAGCTGCtcaa GGAGTTGCAGCAGAGTATCGCCCGTGAGCCGAGCGCTCCTTCATTTAACATCCCTGCTTACCAATCCACTAACCCAGCCCCTGCTGCGGGAGGCCCCACCCCTGCTCCCCGGACCGTTTTT CAGCCAGTGCAGCCTCAGGCTAAACCCCAGCCTCCAGCAAGACCACCACCGCCCAACTTGAGTGCACAGGCCACCAGTGGCAGCACCAGCTTTGTGCCTGACAGCCAAGCCCCACCTCTGGCCAGCTCCAATCCCCCACCTGTGGCACCACCCAGTGCACCAACACAGGCTCAAGGACCACCCTATCCCACTTATCAGGGATATCCAGG GTTTTATCAAATGCCGATGGGTTATAACCCATATGGGTATGGGTATGGCATGCAGTACATGCCCTATCAGGCTCAGGGGCAGGCTGgttaccctggaggtgcacctGTCCAACAGCCTTACCCATATCCCCAACAAGCAACCCAGCAACAGCCCTACTACCCCCAGCAATAG